CCGGAGGGTTGGGTGGGGTTGTTCGGAGCAGGGGGCCTGGGGTCCCTGGAGGATGTTGACCTCAGCCtacgacctttgacctctgccTGCTCTGCGGCCTGGTTGCCCTCCCTGCTGTCCGCTCTGCCTCACCTCCCAGCGCTGGTGCGCCTCGGCATGCAGCGATGGACACTCACCAATCAGGGGAGAGACAAGCTAAACCATGCCCTCAGGAAGAGGGCTGTCCTATTGGAGTGGGACACACCCATATCAACGCCATCACCCAATCAGGACAGGCTGGATGAGATGCAGTCAGAGGAGTGAGCAGAGAGGACTGACTCGAACCAATGTTTTTCATTTGTAATGGTCACTTTCAGATATGGCCACATTCATTTCCTTCTTATTAAAACACTCTAGAAATCCCAcattttgataaaaaaaaaaaacctgatgCATTTCAAAAATTAAATTCCAATCTGATGGATTATCGTTCTGGTGCTGACATTTTAGTGGTGTTATGACCACATTGCAGTGAAGATTAGTGAATGCAGTGAATCGTTACTGAATAAAACATGTTTCTGATCCATCTGAATTTTACAGAAATAACTGAGTCACGTGATAAGCTGAGGGTTCTGGTGTCGTAACGTATTGGCTCCTCTAACCGTTTATACAAATAAAACCTGTGTTGAAAAAGTTGTGTCACAAGGTGTTAGGACTCAGTACAAGCTGGGGGGCCAAGGGGGGCGCTGGCTGGACGTCGGAGCGTGGAAGGGCCAGGTTCGTGGCTGGGTCAGGGCTTGTTCCTCCTGTGAGAGCGAGGGCAGAGTTGCTGGCCGGGTCTCCGTCCAGGCCGTAGCTGGGCGTCCAGTAGTAGTGTCTCCTCAGACCGTGGAAAACCTCAGCCAGACACAGCCGCCCGTCCACCTCGTACACGCTCACATCGGTGTGGGCCGCCGGTAAGCGTCCACTGGCTATCAGACTGTTGAACGCCTGGGGAGTGGGGACCCAAAAGGGAGGGAACACCAACTCAGTGTGCGTAAGAATTGGAACAGATACTATTCTATTTACTATCCTTTTTTACAACAGCAGTTTCTGtggtgggtgtttctgtgtgttcagaCTGCGTTacctgacagacaggctggtatAAGCGGTTGCCCCAGATAtagatgtgtgtgagggtgctaCTGCTCTGCATGGCACGAGCCAGAGCCACAAGACCCTCACTGCCAATGTTGTTACTGGGAACGGACAGCCTGAGAccgaaagtgagagagaagaagcaaagacaaagagTCAAACATTTACCACTCAAGAGGTCATGATTTCATGGAAGGGTCCCGGTGGTGTCTCACGCTCTCAGGCTGCAGCCGGGCAGAGCCACAGCCTCGCTCAGGTACAGGGCTCCGTCATCTTCGATACGATTGGAGGACAGATCGAGGATCTCCAAAGTAGCGTTCCGCTTCAGAAGCTCGGCGAGACACTTCGCCCCGTCACGGCTCACACGGTTACTTCCGGGAGGGAGGACATCGAGTTGTCTGAGGTGGTGTGAATATGGACGTGCGTgtgttgtatgtctgtgtgtgcgtaccagCGCAGGTCCAGGTATCGTAGGCTGTGGTTAGTCCCAAGGGCCTCTGCCAGCCTCTCCACACCAAAGTCAGACATTCCCATCTTCCCCAGGTGGAGCTCCCGGAGGGTCTGGTTGACCACCAGCATGCGGGACATGTGCACCGCTGTCTCGtcctgggaaagagagagcgaagagagggtgaggaggagagagggagcgggtaGAGGGTGAGGGATGGTGTGTGATTACCTGCTGACTGAAAAGCAGGGGTCGGCTGACGTTGACAGAACAAAGGCTCTTGTTGTTGTTCAGCATAATGGCAAATGCTATTACACTTTGAGttccctgcagagagagagaaagacatggaAGAAACCGTCGAAATCTCTCCGCTGCTGCGGGTACAACACAGTGCATCAAGTGAGACAGTGTGTTGAAGTCATGCGTGTGAATGTCCGCTACCAGGTCACAGTCAGCTACGTCCAGCTCCTGTAGGGTAGTGTTGACCTGCAGCATGCTGGCAAAGTGCATGGCTCCTTTGTTCCCTATCTTATTCCCAGTCAGCCTCAAGGACACCAGCGCACCATTATGCtgatgagagagacaaaggggagagaggaagaataaGAGGAGGGGTTGTTTGTTGCTTTTAGTGGGGAGATACAAAGAGAAGTAGTCTCGGTGGGGActgggcatgtgtgtttgtacaaaCCAGTAGACTCTTGGCAATGAGCTGAGCTCCGTCCGCTTGTATGTCATTACACATCAAGTCCAGGCATTGCAGGGCTGCATTCTCCTGTTTGACAGTGTCAGTAACAAGATGATTTCATTTTGAGAAAGGGCCACGCTATGCTTATGGGTCGTATCATGTGATCGGTTTACCTGTAGGAGGTCAGCAAGATGCCTTGCACCTTCATCTGTGAGGCTGTTGTACCGGACATCCAGACCTGTCGATCAAGAAAACACGTATTGTGGGTTTACAGTGCGTGTCAACAACAGCGATGCAATGCGAGCGACGCAatgctttccattcattttcaattatGTATAACAAGCTTCATCTATACACCAGTCTTTTatactgagaacacagggggaacagatttccctggaggcccggggaaagtggttcccccctgtatattacagtCTGGCTATTTATAAAGCattacagtgatgctggtgatgtatgttactgtgatcattatgtataataAGTTTAATCTATAcaccagtcttttacactgagaacactggAAATCTCTTCCCACTTCCCACTGTTAGTCCACAAGCCATCAATACTACTAAAGTACTGTCACAGGGGAGAACTGACCTGTCACTGACTGGTTGTTTCGGAGAGCTCTTGAAAGAGCCAGGGCGTCATTGTCAGTCAATTTCTGAACCCGTCTCAGGCGGTCGTTTCCCGTCAATTTGATGGTTAGATTTCTAAGTGAATCCAACAGAGTGGCAGTTTAGCATAAAAGCCTGCTGCTGACCCTGTATCTTCTCTTTTGATTTCACGTTGACACATATTGACTGGGCTGCCGCTAAACAAGTTGACTGATACTCAAACCAAATGGGTTTGCACGTTATTACTAATAACGTGCAAACCCATTAGCtactagctactgtagcctaaGTACTGTACCACCAGACAAACGGAGATTTTCTTTTAGCTAAGCTAAACTTACCCAATTCTTCCTTCCGTCTCTTGCAAAACGTCTAATATGTATGGATTTGTTTGCAGTTTGTGCTCTGTGCAGACAACAGAGTACGCCTGTGAAATACCACTCATAGTGAAACTGTAGCTAACCTGACCATGTAGGCTACAAGTCGAGTACGAGTCCGCAGCCAATGTTTGGTCGTTATAGCAACAACACCCGTGTGCAgctgatggagaggaagaggaaaccaTTTTTGCTGATTCTTAAAATATTGATTGACAAATAGCCTACAAGTTTATAGGGGaataaataatttatttaaCATCCCAAAATATTCTCCACCAAAACGTGTTATGATTCATAATCTCTGGAATAAAACCAAAACACCCATGTCCAATTAATATTTTGAAAGAAGCATCTTTCTCTGCCCTGTCTGACAAATTTGAAACAATAATCATATTCACAGAACAggtgattgtttttgttttagaaGCTTAGACAAATTCACTGCTCAAAGTTCAAAACACAGCAGAGTTTATTGCAGAGGGTCGTTGGTCAATGTTGTTGGGTCTCAATGATAATAATCTGCTCCACATTGTCAGTCATTGGAGTGGCTGCCCTCAGCTGCTCCACCAGCGCACGGAGGGTGTCTGGGTGGATTCCAGTGTCAACGCTGTCTATGTGGAGGCCATAATTAGGCTCAATGTTGTCAGGGTCAGGTTTTGGTATGACAATGCTCGCTTCCAGACTGTCCAAGTTCGGGTTAGAGGAGTCAGTTTCAAATTTAATGAAAGTAGACCCGGACTGGACCCCAACAGTCTGGGTGTCAGAGTCCAGGTTGGAGGGTTCGGCACCAGCGGTGGGTAGCAGGCGAGAGATGAGCCCCTGGTGATCGATGGGAATGTTGAGATGGCTGCTTCCCTCTTGGAATGCTACACCTTGAcctagagacaggaagagacacaCATTGGTTATGCATGTTGTTCATTTACTCTTCTCGATTGACGACATGATTCtgaaaaccacacacacgcgcgcgtgcgcacacacacacacacttaccagcATGCACCCTGTCTTGATGTCTCAGCATGTTCTTAATGCTTATAAAGCTGTTCCCACACAAATTACACTGCACAACAGCCCCTGCAGAGAGCACACagttacagtacacacaataacacacacactagctagtCCAAGTCTAGTCTAACACTAAGCAGTTTCTAAAGGTGATATTGCCTCGTATGGACCTCAACTCTTGTTCTATTCCTTATCaacctctctactctctccctctgtcagccTATGtaaccctttcctccccctctttaacTATCTCTGTCCTCACCAAGTCTCCCAaagtctctctaccctcctaaTACTCGCTGCTTGATATGGAACCTTCTGGAAAACAATAGTTCTGCGGACGAGGGTCTGATCATCTTCTTTCGTTGAGTCTGGCAGCTCAACATTCCTCCTGATTTTTTGGGGAAAACGTTTTGATATTTGTTGGGAGTGTAGGAGAGTGGGCTCACCTTTCCCATGAGAACGTGCATGTTTGTTCCGTTCCGACACAGACGCGAAGCGTTTCTCACAATCCGTGCACGCGTACGGAGTCTCTCCtgaaacacgcacgcacgcacacacggtcACGGTTAACAGAGGGAAAACAACGGACACAAGTGGCTGGAACGGTCGACGAGACAATCAGGAGTTGTTTGCGAGGACGTCGCGGACGGGGGGGTCTCACCGGTGTGCTTCCGCGAAtgtgagatgagagaggaggagacggagaAGGACATGCCGCAGGTGTCGCACTGGTAGGGCTTCTCGCCCGTGTGTCGTCTCTTGTGATAGAtcagggtgctgggctgggcgAACGCTTTCCCGCAATCTTCGCACACGTACGGCTTCTCTCCACTGTGTAGTCTGTGGAGGGGACACGCGCTGTGTGTTCACACCTGCACTTTCTCACACGATGCTAGTAAACCTGTACCCTGGCACAAaatacacacagccccacctgcaGTGGATCTTGAAGTTGGTTGAGGTAGCGAACTGCAGACCACACTCTCCACAACGGTATGGCTTCTCTTCTCCATGGTACATCCTACAATGGGACACCAGTTGACATTTCTGGATGAAACTCTTATCACACTGAGTGCAGGAAAATGGCTTCTCTCCTACAACAAAGGGGAAGAGAAATACATAGAGAGAGTGCGTTCACCTATGTATACATTTCAGTCAGCGAGTCGTATCCTGAGTAGTTAGGAACTACTCCCTACTGTGCTGTACACAATGCGCTTTtgtttacctgtgtgtatgcgcaTGTGAGTCTTCAGCTGGTTCCCTTGTCTGAAGTGTTTGGAGCAAATGGGGCATTTGAAGGGCTTCAGGCCTTTATGAATCCGCATGTGTCTACGCAGACTGCTGTACTCTGAGAACACTTTGTTACACTGAATGCACAGAGGATGCTCTCTTTGCTGCTTGCGTACctcttcgtcctcctcctcctcgtcttctaCTTCGACCCCATCCCAGTCTTCGTCGCTTGTGTTCCCTTTCAgtttacccctccctctcccccttcctctgccccttcctctccctctcccttctccactGTTTCTTCTTGGTCTTTTGGCAAGAGAACTCAGGGGTGAAGGACTCTGGTCTGAAGGAACGTCTCTTCCCTTCTTTATAGCTTGGAGGTCAGAATCCACAAATGAGAGCTCCTCTCTCtttactccccctctccctcttcctctccccctccccctccctcttcctctgccccggcccctccctctctgggtcTTTACCACATCTGCCACGTCCTCGGAGGCACTGCTGGGGGAGGTCGGTTCACCAGGTGGGGCCTTGGGCTTCCGTCCCCTCTTCCTGCCCGGGCCTCTCTGAGGAGAGCTGGTGTCGGGTGGGGTGTACTCTGTATCGTTGCTGTTGTCCTCCACTTCTGTCCTGTTCTCGTCTGCCTCCATTTCTTTCGCCTCATCTCCCAGGGAAGAGGCAGAACCAGCCACTAAATCCTCATGGCTAGCAGGGGATGGAGGACATGGTgggtctgggagggaggggacagtagGGTCGGACTCTATGACTTCCTGTGATTGGATGGGCACTTCTGACACAGGTAAAAGAAGAGTTTGTTCTATATACTGCTCCGCCTCTGATATTCCGAGGAAGACGGCCGCTTTGCGCACCGCCTCAGAACTTTCACTGTTAACATGGGAACAAGAACAAATGTTGTCTTAAGTGTGTAAGAACAATTTCACATGTCAGAAGAATACAATCTTGGGAAATACATCTTTTTGGCATCTGGCTGATTTGGTTCAGACTTTATCACAAGCAAGTCCTGgtattaatggaaaaagtgTTTTTATAAAAGGTTTGTATTCTACCTGTCAATGTTCATGGCTCCTGTGTAGATGAACTCCAGCAGGCTCTCTAGAGCTTGCTCACTGACCACTTCCGGGTCAAGGATCGTGTCCTGTTGAGCTGGGTCAGACATGGAGGAGAAGAACTGGCTGAACGCCGCCAGAACATTTCTGTGTGCTCGGAACGGCACGTCACCCACAGTGATTGTCATGTCACACAACAAGTCGGTGTCTCTCTGCTGACGCAATTTCTCCAGCAGGAGCTCTGCATGGGTTCGCTGAGACATGGCTGGGATTGGCTGCTTGCTGGTCACCAAgacaatgctgaggaggaagtaGTATCATGATGTGATAATCATAGAGTTCCATTTTCTACTGTTAAGCACAATACTCAGAGCAGAGATTGATAGTGATGGGTATCCATAGTGCCACAGCCGTTCTAAAGCACACTCAAAAgcacactctgtctctgtgaTCTGAATAGAATGTTGGCGTATTTATTTCAGATTGAGTAATCATTAGTACATGTGTTATAGACTTGCTGACGCTTGTCTTTTGAACAATTTATGCTTTTCTAAATGTCTGGGCCTGGCTCGTTTTATCAGGCTTGCTAAGGCCTCTATTATACACAACCATGACTGACTGCTAGTTATTAAGATGGCGGCCTGCTGAAAGGTTAGAATATATAAATCCACTAGTCATCAGCTCACTGATCAAGCAGTTGCTTTCCAGTCAGATCCTATTAATGGAAGAAAATAAAAGTTCCTGAAAATGACGGAAATGAATCAACGTTCGAGTCAACACTTAAGCGCAAACCGCAAAGATTGCTAGAAAACGCAATGATGCAGTGGTTAAAAACATTTCGCTCCTTAATTTGGGTATCTGAAAATCTAGCACACAATTTCAGTAGCTACATTAATTGATCTGGATGAGCGCGCATAATAACAATGTGCTCTTATTTCGAAAGGATGCGACGATGGGTACTCGTTTAACGTTACATAGGTTATAATAAAAAATACTGCCACATGTGTTTTTGTGGCCAACGCCATaaatacaacaccacacacgacCAAATTGTAGGTATTTAACTCAAATAGTGTGAAAATGCATGAAAGAAAAGTACCTTATTTTATAATCCCTCTCTTCCAGCCGCCATTTCTGGTGACGCAAATGAACTTGGTCACATCTCGCGAGACTATTACTGAGGCCGAACTTTATTGAACCTAGCTCCTGACACTCAACAAGTAAAAGAACGCTCTTAATGTCGATGCAGCATTACAAGAAAAAACGTGT
The sequence above is drawn from the Osmerus eperlanus chromosome 15, fOsmEpe2.1, whole genome shotgun sequence genome and encodes:
- the mynn gene encoding myoneurin, giving the protein MSQRTHAELLLEKLRQQRDTDLLCDMTITVGDVPFRAHRNVLAAFSQFFSSMSDPAQQDTILDPEVVSEQALESLLEFIYTGAMNIDSESSEAVRKAAVFLGISEAEQYIEQTLLLPVSEVPIQSQEVIESDPTVPSLPDPPCPPSPASHEDLVAGSASSLGDEAKEMEADENRTEVEDNSNDTEYTPPDTSSPQRGPGRKRGRKPKAPPGEPTSPSSASEDVADVVKTQRGRGRGRGRGRGRGRGRGRGGVKREELSFVDSDLQAIKKGRDVPSDQSPSPLSSLAKRPRRNSGEGRGRGRGRGRGRGRGKLKGNTSDEDWDGVEVEDEEEEDEEVRKQQREHPLCIQCNKVFSEYSSLRRHMRIHKGLKPFKCPICSKHFRQGNQLKTHMRIHTGEKPFSCTQCDKSFIQKCQLVSHCRMYHGEEKPYRCGECGLQFATSTNFKIHCRLHSGEKPYVCEDCGKAFAQPSTLIYHKRRHTGEKPYQCDTCGMSFSVSSSLISHSRKHTGETPYACTDCEKRFASVSERNKHARSHGKGAVVQCNLCGNSFISIKNMLRHQDRVHAGQGVAFQEGSSHLNIPIDHQGLISRLLPTAGAEPSNLDSDTQTVGVQSGSTFIKFETDSSNPNLDSLEASIVIPKPDPDNIEPNYGLHIDSVDTGIHPDTLRALVEQLRAATPMTDNVEQIIIIETQQH
- the lrrc34 gene encoding leucine-rich repeat-containing protein 34, whose translation is MSGISQAYSVVCTEHKLQTNPYILDVLQETEGRIGNLTIKLTGNDRLRRVQKLTDNDALALSRALRNNQSVTGLDVRYNSLTDEGARHLADLLQENAALQCLDLMCNDIQADGAQLIAKSLLHNGALVSLRLTGNKIGNKGAMHFASMLQVNTTLQELDVADCDLGTQSVIAFAIMLNNNKSLCSVNVSRPLLFSQQDETAVHMSRMLVVNQTLRELHLGKMGMSDFGVERLAEALGTNHSLRYLDLRCNRVSRDGAKCLAELLKRNATLEILDLSSNRIEDDGALYLSEAVALPGCSLRALSVPSNNIGSEGLVALARAMQSSSTLTHIYIWGNRLYQPVCQAFNSLIASGRLPAAHTDVSVYEVDGRLCLAEVFHGLRRHYYWTPSYGLDGDPASNSALALTGGTSPDPATNLALPRSDVQPAPPLAPQLVLSPNTL